One genomic region from Arthrobacter sp. FB24 encodes:
- a CDS encoding ParA family protein, protein MSSEQGSATLEGTELDLEDAVMGPTGRPYREFPEPAPLSSHGPARVIAMVNQKGGVGKTTSTINLAAALAEYGRRVLLVDFDPQGALSAGLGTNPHELDLTVYNVLMDRKVDIRDAIQHTGVENVDLLPANIDLSAAEVQLVNEVAREQVLDRALKKVEDDYDVVLIDCQPSLGLLTVNALTAAHGVIIPLICEFFALRAVALLVETIDKVQDRLNPRLQVDGVLATMYDARTLHSREVISRLVEAFGDKVFETVIKRSIKFADATVAAEPITSYAANHIGADAYRRLAKELISRGGAP, encoded by the coding sequence GTGAGCAGCGAACAGGGTTCAGCAACTCTGGAAGGCACCGAACTCGATCTGGAAGACGCCGTCATGGGTCCTACCGGGCGCCCCTACCGCGAATTTCCCGAGCCTGCGCCCCTGTCGTCCCACGGCCCCGCCCGTGTGATCGCCATGGTGAACCAGAAGGGCGGCGTCGGCAAAACGACGTCCACCATTAATCTGGCTGCCGCACTCGCCGAATACGGCCGCCGTGTCCTGCTGGTTGACTTTGACCCCCAGGGCGCATTGTCCGCAGGCCTCGGGACCAATCCGCACGAACTGGACCTGACGGTGTACAACGTCCTGATGGACCGCAAAGTGGACATCCGGGACGCCATCCAGCACACCGGTGTCGAAAACGTTGACCTGCTGCCGGCAAACATCGACCTCTCCGCCGCGGAAGTGCAGCTGGTCAATGAAGTGGCGCGCGAACAGGTGCTGGACCGGGCCTTGAAGAAGGTTGAAGACGACTACGACGTGGTCCTCATCGACTGCCAGCCGTCGCTTGGCCTGCTGACTGTCAACGCACTGACGGCCGCGCACGGCGTCATCATCCCGTTGATCTGCGAATTCTTTGCGCTGCGCGCCGTTGCGCTGCTGGTGGAAACCATCGACAAGGTCCAGGACCGGTTGAACCCCAGGCTCCAGGTGGACGGCGTGCTGGCCACCATGTACGACGCCCGCACGCTGCACAGCCGCGAGGTCATCAGCAGGCTGGTGGAAGCCTTCGGGGACAAAGTCTTCGAGACCGTCATCAAGCGCTCCATCAAGTTTGCCGATGCCACGGTGGCCGCGGAACCCATCACCAGCTATGCCGCCAACCATATCGGTGCCGACGCTTACCGCCGCCTGGCCAAGGAGCTGATTTCGCGCGGCGGCGCGCCCTAG
- a CDS encoding segregation and condensation protein A: MALAGTPLAPARRNGPAELPAADAQTGPGKKPGFEVRLANFTGPFDLLLGLISKHQLDITEVALATVTDEFIKYIRNLQQLGEEWALDEASEFLVIAATLLDLKAARLLPAGEVEDDEDVALLEARDLLFARLLQYKAFKQVAGLINSTLEIEARSYPRQVALEEHFAALLPELVWRHTPAQFAALAEAALKPKEAAPSEVGLAHLHGSAVSVKEQAEILGLKLQAGRPLSFRALIADAESTLVVVARFLALLEMFREKAVAFDQLLPLGDLTVHWTADRDDWSSENLTEEYEEQP, encoded by the coding sequence GTGGCACTGGCAGGCACCCCGCTCGCTCCCGCCCGACGGAACGGCCCGGCGGAACTCCCGGCGGCTGACGCGCAAACCGGGCCGGGGAAGAAACCCGGCTTCGAAGTGCGGCTCGCCAACTTCACCGGTCCCTTCGACCTGCTGCTCGGCCTGATTAGCAAACACCAGTTGGACATCACCGAGGTGGCACTGGCCACGGTGACCGATGAATTCATCAAGTACATCAGGAACCTCCAGCAGCTGGGCGAGGAGTGGGCGCTTGACGAGGCCAGCGAATTCCTTGTCATCGCCGCCACACTCCTCGACCTCAAGGCCGCCCGGCTCCTGCCGGCAGGGGAGGTTGAGGACGACGAAGACGTCGCCTTGCTCGAAGCGCGCGACCTCCTCTTCGCCCGCCTGCTCCAGTACAAGGCATTCAAGCAGGTGGCAGGACTGATCAACTCCACTTTAGAGATCGAAGCCCGCAGCTACCCCCGCCAGGTTGCCTTGGAAGAGCACTTCGCGGCGCTGCTTCCGGAACTCGTGTGGCGGCACACGCCCGCGCAGTTCGCTGCCTTGGCCGAAGCCGCGCTGAAGCCCAAGGAAGCGGCCCCTAGCGAGGTTGGCCTGGCGCACCTGCACGGCAGTGCCGTCAGCGTGAAGGAGCAGGCTGAAATCCTTGGACTGAAGCTCCAGGCAGGTCGGCCGTTGTCCTTCCGGGCACTGATCGCGGACGCCGAATCGACGCTGGTTGTGGTGGCCCGGTTCCTGGCGCTCCTGGAAATGTTCAGGGAAAAGGCGGTAGCGTTCGACCAGCTCCTCCCGCTGGGCGACCTGACAGTTCATTGGACGGCGGACCGCGATGACTGGAGCAGCGAAAATCTCACCGAGGAATACGAGGAGCAGCCGTGA
- the scpB gene encoding SMC-Scp complex subunit ScpB, with amino-acid sequence MNVTELPGGAHAAIEAVLMVIDQPATAVELAAGLNLTVDTVEQLLAELQREYNGYTVNAPDSDVANTAHMNTAGTTSRPRGFELRNIAGGWRIYSRTDFADVVGGFVLEGQTARLTQAALETLAVIAYRQPVSRARVSAIRGVNVDSVVRTLMQRGLIEDSGTDPESGAILYRTTSYFLERMGIGSVAELPQLSPHLPGLEGIEEFYDAGRM; translated from the coding sequence TTGAACGTCACCGAACTGCCCGGCGGCGCACATGCCGCCATCGAAGCGGTGCTGATGGTGATTGACCAGCCGGCCACCGCCGTCGAACTGGCCGCCGGGCTCAATCTCACGGTGGACACCGTCGAGCAGCTCCTGGCGGAACTTCAGCGTGAGTATAACGGCTATACTGTTAATGCCCCGGACTCGGACGTTGCCAACACTGCTCATATGAACACTGCCGGCACCACATCCAGACCCCGGGGTTTTGAATTGCGGAATATCGCCGGAGGCTGGCGCATCTATTCCCGTACGGATTTTGCCGACGTCGTGGGCGGATTCGTTCTGGAAGGACAGACAGCCAGGCTGACGCAGGCGGCGCTGGAAACGCTCGCCGTCATCGCTTACCGCCAGCCCGTATCAAGGGCCAGGGTGTCTGCAATTCGAGGAGTTAATGTTGACTCTGTCGTGCGGACGCTGATGCAGCGGGGACTGATCGAAGATTCGGGGACCGATCCCGAATCCGGAGCCATCCTTTACCGCACGACGTCGTATTTCCTGGAACGCATGGGAATCGGCTCGGTGGCTGAGTTGCCGCAGCTTTCACCCCATCTTCCGGGGCTTGAAGGCATCGAAGAGTTCTACGACGCCGGAAGAATGTAG
- a CDS encoding pseudouridine synthase, whose amino-acid sequence MTQAGRQGSPRNSSGRNSAGQAKDGQNRAGRNPARGGSSRAAGAGGAGFKGGGDRPFKHPKPREEAFVDPDLQGPGGAPADRPAAGDWKPGKPAARKPGSRKPGAGKVPGTPGALKPKPRSAAAKTFGTRAFGGERFGQNLGAVRKPSRKRGPRGDVPQSEMHDADGIRLQKVMASAGVASRRVCEEMISEGRVEVDGKVVTELGVRVDPKTAVIHVDGLRIQLDENMVYMVFNKPKGVVSTMEDPDGRPCISDFVRNTHGERLFHVGRLDVATEGLLLLTNDGELANRLTHPSYEVPKTYLVQVRGPFPQGIGAQLKAGVELEDGMASVDSFKLVDSTPGHVLIEVVLHSGKNRIVRRLFDAVGFPVLRLVRVKVGPIGLGDQRQGSIRNLGKQEVGHLLASVGL is encoded by the coding sequence ATGACACAGGCGGGACGCCAGGGTTCACCACGTAACAGTTCGGGACGCAACAGCGCCGGACAGGCCAAAGATGGCCAAAACAGGGCCGGACGCAACCCGGCCCGGGGCGGCAGCAGCCGTGCTGCCGGGGCCGGCGGCGCCGGCTTCAAGGGCGGCGGCGACCGTCCCTTCAAGCACCCCAAGCCTCGCGAAGAGGCATTCGTCGATCCGGACCTGCAGGGCCCCGGCGGCGCGCCGGCGGACCGCCCGGCAGCCGGCGACTGGAAGCCGGGCAAACCTGCTGCCCGGAAGCCCGGTTCGCGCAAGCCCGGCGCCGGCAAGGTGCCCGGCACTCCCGGCGCGCTGAAGCCCAAGCCGCGGTCCGCCGCAGCCAAGACGTTCGGTACGCGCGCCTTCGGCGGCGAACGGTTCGGCCAGAACCTCGGTGCCGTCCGCAAGCCTTCGCGCAAACGCGGACCCCGCGGGGACGTGCCGCAGTCCGAAATGCACGACGCCGACGGCATCCGCCTGCAGAAAGTCATGGCCTCAGCCGGTGTCGCTTCACGGCGCGTCTGCGAGGAAATGATCTCAGAAGGCCGTGTGGAGGTGGACGGCAAGGTCGTCACCGAGCTCGGCGTCCGAGTCGACCCGAAAACGGCAGTGATCCACGTCGACGGCCTGCGCATCCAGCTGGACGAAAACATGGTCTACATGGTGTTCAACAAGCCCAAGGGCGTTGTATCCACCATGGAGGATCCGGACGGCCGTCCGTGCATCAGCGACTTCGTTCGCAATACCCACGGCGAACGCCTCTTCCACGTGGGACGTCTCGACGTCGCCACCGAAGGGCTGTTGTTGCTGACCAACGACGGCGAACTGGCCAACCGTTTGACGCACCCGTCCTACGAGGTACCCAAGACGTACCTGGTCCAGGTCCGCGGCCCGTTCCCGCAGGGAATCGGCGCGCAGCTGAAGGCGGGCGTCGAGCTTGAGGACGGAATGGCCTCGGTTGACTCCTTCAAGCTGGTGGACTCCACCCCGGGCCACGTGCTGATCGAGGTAGTGCTGCACTCCGGCAAAAACCGGATCGTGCGCCGCCTCTTTGACGCCGTCGGTTTCCCGGTACTCCGGCTCGTGCGCGTCAAGGTGGGACCCATCGGCCTGGGAGACCAGCGCCAGGGGAGCATCCGCAACCTCGGCAAGCAGGAAGTCGGCCACCTGCTGGCATCCGTAGGGCTGTAG
- a CDS encoding prephenate dehydrogenase, which yields MSAFRTHGRGHLNGPVLVIGTGLLGTSIGLGLRGRGVSVFLSDPSPTNQAVAVDIGAGLPLSRLGGEQPELVVVAAPPDVTADVVERSLADYPAATVVDIASVKAGILADLRGRGVDLARYVGTHPMAGREKSGPVAARGELFTSMPWVVCPSGETSPGALQAARALATDLGAVVTQFGAEEHDHAVALVSHLPQVMSSLVASRLQGTPMHALSLAGNGLRDVTRIAASDPTLWVQILGANAGPVVEILHGVREDLNRLIGTLEDPAAPGARLDLAQLISEGNAGQSRIPGKHGGPPQAYSWLTVLVDDRPGQIARLLTEIGEIGVNLEDLRLDHSSGQNVGMVELSVLPNKHDLLIEALNDRGWRVLQ from the coding sequence ATGTCTGCCTTTCGCACCCATGGTCGCGGGCACCTGAACGGTCCGGTCCTGGTTATCGGCACGGGGCTGCTGGGAACCAGCATCGGCCTTGGCCTTCGGGGCCGGGGAGTATCCGTGTTCCTGTCCGACCCGTCTCCCACCAACCAGGCGGTCGCCGTCGATATCGGGGCAGGCCTTCCGTTGTCGCGCCTTGGCGGCGAGCAGCCCGAACTCGTTGTCGTGGCCGCGCCGCCGGACGTGACAGCGGACGTGGTGGAACGCTCACTGGCTGATTACCCCGCCGCAACGGTGGTGGACATTGCCAGCGTCAAGGCCGGCATCCTGGCCGACCTCCGCGGCCGCGGAGTGGACCTCGCACGCTATGTGGGCACGCATCCCATGGCCGGCCGGGAAAAGTCCGGGCCGGTGGCGGCGCGGGGTGAGCTGTTCACCTCCATGCCGTGGGTGGTCTGCCCCTCCGGGGAAACATCCCCCGGTGCACTGCAGGCCGCCCGAGCCCTGGCAACAGACCTGGGCGCCGTGGTGACGCAGTTCGGCGCCGAGGAACATGACCACGCCGTGGCGCTCGTGTCGCATCTTCCCCAGGTGATGTCTTCGCTTGTCGCCAGCCGACTGCAGGGTACGCCCATGCATGCCCTCTCGCTGGCCGGAAACGGCCTGCGTGACGTCACCCGAATCGCTGCCAGCGACCCCACACTTTGGGTGCAGATCCTCGGCGCGAATGCCGGCCCTGTGGTGGAAATCCTGCACGGGGTCCGCGAGGACCTCAACCGCCTGATCGGAACCCTCGAAGATCCGGCTGCCCCCGGTGCCCGCCTCGACCTGGCGCAGCTCATCAGTGAGGGCAACGCCGGGCAGTCCCGTATTCCGGGCAAGCACGGCGGCCCACCGCAGGCCTATTCCTGGTTGACCGTCCTGGTGGACGACCGGCCGGGCCAGATCGCCCGCCTCCTGACGGAGATCGGCGAAATCGGGGTCAACCTCGAAGACCTGCGGCTGGATCATTCCTCCGGGCAGAATGTAGGCATGGTGGAACTGTCCGTTTTGCCCAACAAACATGATCTGCTCATCGAAGCCCTCAACGACCGTGGATGGCGGGTACTCCAGTAA
- the cmk gene encoding (d)CMP kinase, with product MTQELIETVPMLRQGRPLVVAIDGPSGSGKSSVSREVARRLRLAYLDTGAMYRALTWYCLDRGIDLGDAAAIEQASEDLPLDVSTTPNEEYVRVGGTDVTQAIREPAISSAVSAIATTLGARKELVRRQRELIEVHHRRIVVEGRDITTVVAPGAEVRILLTASEEARLRRRGVQLGGTQSAEQLAAQVTQRDAKDSTVVNFTTAADGVVTLDSSDLDFDGTVDAALGIVNKVLNRD from the coding sequence ATGACACAGGAACTCATCGAAACCGTGCCCATGCTTCGCCAAGGCAGGCCGCTGGTCGTTGCCATCGACGGGCCCTCGGGATCCGGAAAATCCAGTGTGAGCAGGGAAGTGGCGCGACGCCTCCGCCTCGCCTACCTGGACACCGGCGCCATGTACCGGGCGCTGACCTGGTACTGCCTTGACCGGGGCATCGACCTGGGCGATGCCGCGGCCATCGAACAGGCCTCCGAGGACCTGCCGCTGGACGTCAGCACCACCCCGAACGAAGAGTACGTCAGGGTCGGCGGAACGGACGTCACCCAGGCAATCCGGGAACCGGCCATCTCCTCGGCCGTCAGTGCCATCGCCACCACCCTCGGTGCGCGGAAGGAACTGGTCCGCCGGCAGCGTGAACTGATTGAGGTCCACCACCGCCGCATCGTGGTGGAGGGACGGGACATCACCACCGTCGTGGCGCCTGGCGCTGAAGTACGCATACTCCTGACCGCCAGCGAGGAGGCCCGGCTTCGCCGCCGGGGCGTCCAGCTGGGCGGAACGCAGAGCGCCGAGCAGCTGGCGGCACAGGTCACACAGCGTGACGCCAAGGACTCCACGGTGGTCAACTTCACCACGGCGGCGGATGGCGTCGTCACCCTGGATTCCTCGGATCTGGACTTCGACGGCACCGTTGACGCGGCCCTGGGCATAGTCAACAAGGTCCTCAACCGTGACTGA
- a CDS encoding lysophospholipid acyltransferase family protein: MAWSRPVGWLLDHVVYRTTVRGRENVPAAGPVIFAGNHLSFLDGPVMFGASPRPMHILVKQEMFKGILGRVLTASGQFPVDRSGDRAALQLSKSALDAGRCIGILPEGTRGSGEASTINNGVAWLALNSGATVIPVAILGTRIAGEHLDAVPRPGRRLHVSFGKAVAVGRRPGETGRVSMDRAGNEIRAALARHVQHTIQLSGQALPGADSPQKRHKEVAGTPADHH, encoded by the coding sequence ATGGCGTGGAGCCGGCCTGTCGGCTGGTTGCTGGACCACGTCGTCTACCGGACAACAGTCCGCGGCCGGGAAAACGTTCCGGCAGCAGGGCCCGTCATCTTCGCCGGCAACCACCTCAGCTTCCTGGACGGGCCGGTGATGTTCGGAGCATCGCCGAGGCCCATGCACATCCTCGTCAAACAGGAAATGTTCAAGGGGATCCTCGGGCGGGTCCTCACGGCGTCAGGCCAGTTTCCGGTGGACCGCTCGGGCGACCGTGCCGCGCTGCAGCTGAGCAAGAGCGCGCTCGACGCCGGCCGCTGCATCGGCATCCTTCCCGAAGGAACACGGGGGAGCGGCGAGGCCTCCACCATTAACAACGGGGTGGCCTGGCTCGCGCTGAACTCCGGCGCGACCGTGATTCCCGTTGCCATCCTGGGCACCCGGATCGCCGGTGAACACCTCGACGCCGTTCCGCGGCCGGGCCGGAGGCTGCACGTCAGCTTCGGCAAGGCCGTGGCTGTAGGGCGCAGGCCCGGCGAGACAGGGCGTGTTTCAATGGACAGGGCGGGAAACGAGATCCGCGCTGCACTGGCACGGCATGTCCAGCACACGATTCAACTCAGCGGGCAGGCTTTGCCCGGCGCGGATTCCCCGCAAAAACGTCATAAAGAAGTAGCCGGGACGCCGGCAGATCACCACTAA
- the der gene encoding ribosome biogenesis GTPase Der has protein sequence MSDTTQTSGKFGAGEDEYTPTVTDQVAEHLAALDDDEAELRAASLRAGLDDYELDEEDAALLSGRYDDQDFDGPVKLDPVLAIIGRPNVGKSTLVNRILGRREAVVEDTPGVTRDRVMYSATWNGRNFTVVDTGGWEHDARGIHARVAEQAEMAVELADAVLFVVDSAVGATATDEAVVKMLRKSKKPVIMVANKVDDFAQEADSATLWGLGFGEPYPVSALHGRGVADLLDHVMDTLPEYSTIEGLERSGGPRRIALIGRPNVGKSSLLNKLAGSERVVVDNTAGTTRDPVDEFIELGGRTWRFVDTAGIRRRQHMAQGADFYASLRTQSALEKAEVAVVLLAVDEVLSEQDVRILQLAIESGRALVLAFNKWDLLDDERRTYLEREIEQDLAHVAWAPRVNISALTGWHKDRLVPALDTALESWDKRIPTGRLNAFLGELVAAHPHPVRGGKQPRILFGTQASSRPPKFVLFTTGFLDPGYRRFITRRLRETFGFEGTPIEVNMRVREKRGKKR, from the coding sequence ATGAGCGATACGACTCAAACCTCCGGCAAATTTGGCGCCGGCGAAGACGAATACACGCCCACCGTCACGGACCAGGTGGCGGAACATCTTGCTGCCCTGGACGATGACGAGGCCGAGCTCCGCGCTGCCTCGCTCCGGGCGGGCCTGGACGACTACGAACTGGATGAAGAAGACGCCGCCCTCCTGAGCGGCCGCTACGACGACCAGGACTTCGACGGTCCGGTCAAGCTCGATCCGGTCCTGGCCATCATCGGCCGTCCCAACGTGGGCAAATCGACCCTGGTAAACCGTATCCTCGGCCGCCGCGAAGCCGTGGTGGAAGACACCCCCGGCGTCACGCGTGACCGGGTGATGTACTCGGCCACCTGGAACGGCCGGAACTTCACGGTCGTCGACACCGGCGGCTGGGAGCATGATGCCCGCGGCATCCACGCCCGCGTGGCCGAGCAGGCCGAGATGGCCGTGGAGCTCGCCGACGCCGTGCTGTTCGTCGTCGACTCCGCCGTAGGCGCCACCGCCACGGACGAAGCCGTCGTGAAGATGCTCCGCAAGTCCAAGAAGCCGGTCATCATGGTGGCCAACAAGGTGGATGACTTCGCGCAGGAAGCCGACTCGGCAACGCTCTGGGGCCTCGGCTTCGGCGAACCGTACCCGGTATCGGCACTGCACGGCCGGGGTGTCGCTGACCTCCTGGACCACGTCATGGACACCCTGCCCGAGTACTCCACCATCGAAGGCCTGGAGCGCTCCGGCGGCCCGCGCCGCATCGCCCTCATCGGGCGTCCGAACGTCGGCAAGTCCTCGCTGCTGAACAAGCTGGCCGGTTCCGAGCGCGTTGTCGTGGACAACACCGCCGGCACCACGCGCGACCCCGTCGATGAATTCATCGAACTCGGCGGCCGCACCTGGCGTTTCGTCGATACCGCCGGCATCCGCCGCCGCCAGCACATGGCACAGGGCGCCGACTTCTACGCCTCACTGCGTACGCAGAGCGCACTGGAAAAGGCGGAGGTCGCCGTCGTGCTCCTCGCGGTGGACGAAGTCCTCAGCGAGCAGGACGTCCGCATCCTGCAACTGGCCATCGAATCCGGCCGCGCACTGGTTCTCGCGTTCAACAAGTGGGATCTGCTGGACGACGAACGCCGCACCTACCTGGAGCGCGAAATCGAGCAGGACCTCGCCCACGTGGCCTGGGCTCCGCGGGTCAACATTTCAGCCCTGACCGGCTGGCACAAGGACCGCCTCGTTCCTGCCCTGGACACCGCACTGGAAAGCTGGGACAAGCGCATCCCCACCGGACGCCTGAACGCCTTCCTTGGCGAACTGGTGGCCGCGCACCCGCACCCGGTCCGCGGCGGCAAACAGCCCCGCATCCTCTTCGGCACCCAGGCCTCCAGCCGTCCGCCGAAGTTCGTCCTGTTCACCACCGGTTTCCTGGATCCGGGATACCGTCGCTTCATCACCCGACGCCTCCGCGAAACCTTCGGTTTCGAGGGAACGCCGATCGAGGTCAACATGCGTGTCCGCGAAAAGCGTGGCAAGAAGCGTTAA
- a CDS encoding Fpg/Nei family DNA glycosylase yields MPELPEVAGLGAFLGDRLRGAVLTKIQIVSFAVLKTADPPYTALEGRTISGVQRRGKFIIIDADGIYLAFHLAKAGWLRYTESPSNALLPRGKGYIAARFEFSRIRPDADGGEAHLGIDLTEAGTKKSLALYVVRDPEDIPGIASLGPDPLSASFTLDAFAEILSSSSQQIKGLLRNQGVIAGIGNAYSDEILHAARISPFATAKSLDPESVRVLYDSVHNILGAAVAEAVGKAPNELKDAKRSTMRVHGRTGQACPVCGDTVREVSFADRALQYCPRCQTGGKILADRRTSRFLK; encoded by the coding sequence ATGCCAGAACTTCCCGAAGTGGCCGGGCTGGGCGCCTTCCTGGGCGACCGGCTTCGCGGAGCTGTGCTGACGAAAATCCAGATCGTTTCGTTCGCGGTCCTCAAAACGGCGGACCCGCCATATACGGCGCTGGAAGGCCGCACCATTTCCGGCGTCCAGCGCCGGGGCAAGTTCATCATCATTGATGCCGACGGCATCTATCTCGCGTTCCACCTCGCCAAGGCCGGCTGGCTGCGGTACACCGAATCGCCGTCGAACGCCCTTTTGCCACGGGGCAAAGGGTATATAGCCGCAAGGTTCGAGTTCTCCAGGATCCGCCCTGATGCCGACGGCGGCGAAGCCCATCTGGGGATCGACCTCACCGAGGCGGGAACAAAGAAAAGCCTGGCCCTCTACGTAGTCCGCGACCCGGAGGATATCCCCGGCATCGCAAGCCTCGGCCCGGATCCGTTGAGCGCCTCGTTCACCCTTGACGCCTTCGCTGAAATTCTTTCCTCGAGCAGCCAGCAGATTAAGGGACTGTTACGAAACCAGGGGGTGATCGCCGGCATCGGCAACGCCTACAGCGACGAAATCCTCCACGCTGCCCGGATATCCCCCTTCGCCACCGCGAAGTCACTCGACCCGGAGTCCGTCCGCGTCCTGTACGACTCGGTGCACAACATTCTGGGGGCCGCCGTGGCGGAGGCTGTGGGAAAGGCTCCGAACGAATTGAAGGACGCGAAGCGGAGCACCATGCGGGTCCATGGCCGGACCGGCCAGGCGTGCCCGGTCTGCGGGGACACGGTCCGGGAGGTGTCATTTGCGGACAGGGCGCTCCAGTATTGCCCGCGCTGCCAGACAGGCGGCAAGATCCTCGCGGACCGGCGGACGTCGCGTTTCCTGAAGTAG
- the gcvH gene encoding glycine cleavage system protein GcvH produces MSNIPEDLSYTAEHEWVSAPNTDGVVRVGITDFAQDALGDVVYAQMPEVGTKVTANEVVGEVESTKSVSDIYAPVSGEVVARNEALDTDSALINSDPYGEGWLIEVKLAEADAVESLLSASEYEQQVG; encoded by the coding sequence ATGAGCAACATTCCCGAAGACCTGTCCTACACTGCCGAGCACGAGTGGGTTTCCGCCCCCAACACTGACGGCGTGGTGCGGGTGGGCATCACCGATTTTGCCCAGGACGCCCTGGGCGACGTCGTGTACGCGCAGATGCCCGAAGTCGGCACCAAAGTGACGGCAAACGAGGTCGTGGGCGAGGTTGAGTCCACCAAGAGCGTCAGCGACATCTACGCTCCCGTGAGCGGGGAAGTCGTCGCCAGGAACGAAGCCCTGGACACCGACTCGGCGCTTATTAACAGCGATCCCTACGGCGAGGGCTGGCTGATCGAGGTCAAGCTCGCTGAGGCTGACGCGGTGGAGTCCCTGCTCAGTGCATCGGAGTACGAACAACAGGTAGGCTAA
- a CDS encoding FHA domain-containing protein — protein sequence MVGHENSHSGGDYGTGGVKASETTSIHLTPIRDEPIIAPKLSPEERVAVEALPYGSALLVAHSGPNTGARFLLDSDVTTAGRHPDADIFLDDVTVSRRHVEFRRTARSFEVVDTGSLNGTYVNHDRVDSVELKSGNEVQIGKFRLTFYLSPARAAGNV from the coding sequence ATGGTTGGTCACGAAAATAGCCACAGCGGTGGTGATTACGGCACGGGCGGAGTGAAGGCTTCGGAGACCACCTCAATCCACCTCACGCCAATCCGTGACGAGCCCATCATCGCGCCCAAGCTCTCTCCGGAGGAACGGGTTGCCGTAGAGGCCCTTCCGTACGGCTCAGCGCTCCTGGTTGCCCACAGCGGTCCCAACACCGGTGCACGATTCCTGCTGGACTCCGACGTCACCACCGCCGGACGCCACCCTGACGCGGACATCTTCCTCGACGACGTCACGGTGTCCCGCCGCCACGTGGAATTCCGTCGGACGGCACGCAGCTTCGAAGTTGTCGATACGGGCAGCCTCAACGGAACCTACGTCAACCACGACCGCGTGGACAGCGTGGAACTGAAGTCCGGTAATGAAGTCCAGATTGGCAAGTTCCGGCTCACTTTCTACCTCAGCCCTGCCCGCGCAGCAGGCAACGTCTGA